One window of the Paenibacillus beijingensis genome contains the following:
- a CDS encoding YaiI/YqxD family protein has protein sequence MIGSNECLQIVVDGDACPVKREIIGTARKFDVPVLLVASYDHRLEPEEGVRVVQVDRSSESVDLYIVNHIARGDIVITQDFGLATMALAKGAVTLSNRGQRYDDDNIGFLMERRHQQAKLRRGGGRSKGPRPMTDEDRTRFQQKLTKVLQDSRKTEDGIE, from the coding sequence ATGATCGGGTCAAACGAATGTCTCCAGATTGTCGTGGACGGCGACGCATGTCCGGTGAAGCGCGAAATTATCGGAACGGCCCGAAAGTTCGATGTTCCCGTCCTGCTGGTCGCCTCATACGACCATCGTCTTGAGCCTGAAGAAGGGGTCCGGGTCGTACAGGTCGACCGGAGCAGCGAATCGGTTGATTTGTACATTGTGAACCATATCGCTAGAGGGGACATCGTCATTACCCAGGACTTCGGTCTTGCGACGATGGCGCTGGCCAAAGGAGCGGTTACCCTGTCGAACCGGGGCCAGCGCTATGATGACGATAACATCGGTTTTTTGATGGAACGCAGGCACCAGCAGGCCAAACTGCGCCGGGGCGGAGGCCGGTCAAAGGGCCCGCGCCCCATGACGGACGAGGATCGTACGCGGTTTCAACAAAAGTTGACAAAAGTTTTACAGGATAGCAGGAAAACTGAAGACGGTATCGAATAG
- the dnaG gene encoding DNA primase → MAYGKIPETAIESVRLHHEIVDTVGKYVHLTKNGKYMKGLCPFHSEKTPSFTVTPELQIFHCYGCGKGGDVIRFVAEMEGYSFPEAVRVMAEEAGIPVTWESGPGAGNPQDTTRLKQYEGHELAAKLYHYLLNNTTHGQTAKSYLRSRGMSDRLIDEFSIGFAPDSWDTLTRFLQSREFDLELMEKGGLLSAKNDGSGYVDRFRNRIMFPIRNREGKVCGFGGRVMDDSQPKYLNSPESSLFAKSRIFYNFHASRPVIRKTRRAVLFEGYMDVIKAWSAGVKNGLATMGTALTEEHAAILQRHIDEAVFCYDGDDAGQAAILKSIPILEKAGLKVSVAMLPKGMDPDECITKLGPERFIRETMEHPVSATKFKLLYLRKDHTLLGEENRKNYVMDALGIVAQLESSTEREVYLKELSREFEISLESLKADCHRLVTEQQKKKPSGDNNDNSWNNGRNEKRRSFAAPALLPAYHHAERRLLSAMMRDAEAARTIYEHLGEDFNVEDHAALAAYLYAYYAQGLDPDVSRFIATLQDDRLERTATSILMNDDHSPFDEKLLFEYIREVRKVPRLKELERKKEELSRAERSGDTMQAVQIGIEIIALEKQLKERQDERF, encoded by the coding sequence ATGGCGTATGGCAAAATACCTGAAACCGCAATCGAGTCGGTGCGGCTGCATCACGAGATCGTGGATACGGTCGGGAAATACGTTCATCTTACCAAGAACGGCAAATATATGAAGGGGCTATGTCCGTTTCATTCCGAGAAAACACCGTCGTTTACCGTTACGCCGGAGCTGCAGATTTTTCACTGCTACGGCTGCGGCAAAGGCGGCGACGTCATTCGTTTCGTTGCGGAAATGGAAGGTTATTCGTTTCCGGAAGCGGTGCGGGTTATGGCGGAAGAAGCGGGCATTCCGGTCACCTGGGAGAGCGGACCGGGCGCCGGAAATCCCCAGGACACGACGCGGCTGAAGCAGTACGAAGGGCACGAGCTCGCCGCCAAGCTGTATCATTATCTGCTGAACAATACGACGCACGGCCAGACGGCCAAATCGTATTTACGTTCCCGGGGCATGAGCGACCGGCTGATCGACGAATTTTCGATCGGATTTGCCCCGGACAGCTGGGATACGCTCACGCGGTTCCTTCAGTCGCGGGAGTTCGACCTTGAGCTGATGGAGAAGGGCGGACTGCTCTCGGCGAAAAACGACGGCTCCGGTTATGTCGACCGTTTCCGCAACCGCATCATGTTTCCGATTCGCAACCGCGAAGGCAAGGTGTGCGGATTCGGCGGCAGGGTGATGGACGACAGCCAGCCGAAATACTTGAACTCGCCGGAGTCTTCGCTGTTCGCCAAAAGCCGCATTTTTTACAACTTTCACGCATCGAGGCCGGTCATCCGCAAAACCCGAAGGGCAGTTCTGTTCGAAGGGTATATGGACGTGATCAAAGCTTGGAGCGCGGGCGTGAAGAACGGGCTGGCCACGATGGGCACGGCGCTGACGGAAGAGCATGCCGCCATATTGCAGCGGCACATCGATGAAGCGGTCTTTTGCTACGACGGCGACGACGCGGGGCAAGCGGCCATTTTGAAATCGATCCCGATTTTGGAGAAAGCGGGCCTTAAAGTGTCGGTGGCGATGCTTCCGAAAGGAATGGACCCCGACGAGTGCATTACGAAGCTCGGGCCGGAGAGGTTCATCCGGGAAACGATGGAGCACCCGGTGTCGGCAACGAAATTTAAACTACTATATTTGCGAAAAGACCATACACTCTTAGGAGAAGAAAACCGAAAAAATTATGTGATGGATGCGCTTGGCATCGTCGCTCAGCTGGAGTCTTCAACCGAGCGTGAGGTTTATTTGAAAGAATTGTCCCGGGAATTTGAAATATCGCTGGAGTCGCTGAAAGCGGACTGTCACAGGCTTGTGACGGAGCAGCAAAAAAAGAAGCCGTCCGGGGATAATAACGACAATTCGTGGAATAATGGTAGGAATGAAAAACGGCGTTCGTTCGCTGCACCTGCGCTCCTGCCCGCTTATCATCATGCGGAACGGCGTCTGCTATCGGCCATGATGCGCGACGCCGAAGCGGCACGGACGATTTATGAGCATCTGGGAGAAGATTTTAATGTCGAGGATCATGCGGCGCTTGCCGCCTATTTATACGCTTATTATGCGCAAGGCCTCGATCCGGATGTGAGCCGGTTTATCGCAACGCTGCAGGACGACCGGCTGGAGAGGACGGCAACTTCCATTCTGATGAATGATGATCATTCTCCGTTCGATGAGAAGCTTCTTTTCGAGTACATCAGAGAAGTGCGGAAAGTGCCGCGGCTGAAGGAGCTCGAACGCAAGAAGGAAGAGCTGTCCAGAGCGGAACGCTCCGGCGACACCATGCAGGCGGTGCAAATTGGAATTGAGATTATTGCCCTAGAAAAGCAGCTTAAAGAACGGCAGGATGAACGTTTCTAG
- the rpoD gene encoding RNA polymerase sigma factor RpoD, with translation MANDQHTELDTEQKLELVKEQLVEQGKKRSSLSYKEIMDKLAPFDQDPEQIDEFFEQLDDLGIEVTNERDDDLPNMGGDREREHDEFNFDDDLALPPGIKINDPVRMYLKEIGRVPLLSADDEVELAKRIEKGDEEAKRRLAEANLRLVVSIAKRYVGRGMLFLDLIQEGNMGLIKAVEKFDHTKGYKFSTYATWWIRQAITRAIADQARTIRIPVHMVETINKLIRVSRQLLQELGREPTPEEIAAEMELSTDKVREIMKIAQEPVSLETPIGEEDDSHLGDFIEDQEALAPADAAAYELLKEQLEDVLDTLTEREENVLRLRFGLDDGRTRTLEEVGKVFGVTRERIRQIEAKALRKLRHPSRSKRLKDFLE, from the coding sequence ATGGCGAATGATCAGCATACTGAACTAGATACCGAACAAAAGTTGGAGCTTGTCAAAGAGCAGCTAGTCGAACAGGGGAAGAAGAGGTCGTCCCTGTCTTATAAAGAGATCATGGACAAACTGGCGCCATTCGATCAAGACCCCGAGCAGATTGACGAGTTCTTCGAACAGCTTGACGATTTGGGTATTGAAGTAACGAACGAACGCGACGACGATCTGCCGAACATGGGCGGAGACCGTGAACGCGAGCACGATGAGTTCAATTTCGACGATGACCTGGCTCTGCCGCCGGGAATTAAAATCAACGACCCTGTCCGGATGTACTTGAAAGAAATCGGGAGGGTGCCGCTTCTTTCTGCGGATGATGAAGTGGAGCTGGCCAAACGGATTGAGAAAGGCGACGAGGAAGCGAAGCGCCGTCTTGCCGAAGCGAACCTTCGTCTCGTTGTCAGCATTGCCAAACGTTACGTCGGCCGGGGAATGCTGTTCCTGGATTTGATCCAGGAAGGAAATATGGGCCTGATCAAGGCGGTTGAGAAATTCGACCATACGAAAGGCTATAAGTTCAGTACGTATGCGACATGGTGGATCCGTCAGGCGATTACGCGCGCAATCGCAGACCAGGCCAGAACGATCCGGATTCCGGTTCATATGGTTGAAACGATCAACAAGCTGATCCGCGTCTCGCGTCAGCTGCTGCAGGAACTCGGACGCGAACCTACGCCGGAAGAAATTGCCGCCGAGATGGAGCTGAGCACCGATAAAGTCCGTGAAATTATGAAAATTGCTCAGGAGCCGGTTTCGCTTGAAACGCCGATCGGGGAAGAAGACGATTCGCATCTGGGTGATTTTATTGAAGATCAGGAGGCGCTTGCGCCTGCGGATGCGGCGGCTTACGAGCTTTTGAAGGAACAGCTTGAAGATGTGCTCGACACGCTGACCGAGCGGGAAGAAAACGTGCTTCGTCTTCGTTTCGGACTTGACGACGGACGTACGCGCACATTGGAAGAAGTGGGCAAAGTATTCGGCGTTACCCGTGAGCGGATTCGCCAGATCGAAGCCAAGGCGCTTCGCAAGCTTCGTCACCCGAGCCGCAGCAAGCGGTTGAAAGATTTTCTCGAATAA
- a CDS encoding pyruvate, water dikinase regulatory protein: MNGAESTDVIIYVVSDSAGDTGDLVVRAAVAQFHPIHAKIRRAPFVADESALVRVIEMAKASGAIILYTLVIPHLREAMNRLAAGSNVVAIDLLGPLVESLENKTGRQSRHEPGLNHVLDEDYFRKVEAVEFAVKYDDARDTTGVKKADIVLVGVSRTSKTPLSMYLAHKKFKVANVPLVPELKPPDELFVIPKERVVGLTIGVHYLNIIRKERLKALGLPDSASYATAERIERELAYADEIMKRIGCFVVDVSHRAVEETASLILEYVRGN, encoded by the coding sequence ATGAACGGAGCGGAAAGTACGGACGTCATCATCTATGTCGTGTCGGACTCCGCCGGCGATACCGGAGATCTCGTGGTCCGCGCGGCGGTCGCGCAGTTTCATCCCATTCACGCCAAAATACGCAGAGCCCCATTCGTTGCCGATGAATCGGCTTTGGTACGGGTGATCGAGATGGCCAAAGCCAGCGGGGCGATTATTTTGTACACGCTCGTCATTCCGCATTTGCGGGAGGCGATGAACCGGCTTGCTGCGGGAAGCAATGTGGTTGCGATCGATCTGCTCGGTCCGCTGGTGGAGAGTCTGGAAAATAAGACGGGCCGTCAGTCCCGGCATGAGCCGGGACTTAACCACGTGCTGGACGAAGATTATTTCCGCAAAGTTGAAGCCGTGGAATTCGCGGTCAAATATGACGACGCCCGGGATACGACCGGAGTGAAAAAGGCGGACATCGTACTGGTAGGCGTATCGCGCACGTCCAAGACGCCGCTGTCGATGTATCTGGCCCATAAAAAATTTAAAGTCGCGAACGTGCCGCTCGTTCCCGAGCTTAAACCGCCGGACGAGCTGTTCGTGATTCCGAAGGAACGGGTCGTAGGGTTAACCATCGGCGTTCATTATTTGAATATTATCCGCAAAGAGCGCTTGAAAGCGCTCGGTTTGCCCGACAGCGCCTCGTACGCAACGGCGGAGAGGATCGAACGGGAGCTGGCGTATGCGGATGAGATAATGAAGCGGATCGGCTGCTTTGTCGTCGACGTATCCCATCGTGCGGTCGAGGAAACCGCCAGTTTGATCCTGGAATACGTCCGGGGTAACTAA